In Oceaniferula marina, the following proteins share a genomic window:
- the trpS gene encoding tryptophan--tRNA ligase, with protein MRILTGLQPSGKLHIGNYFGAMEPAVHLQDQGEAFYFIADYHAMTTTGDAATLRGNIQDLAIDFLACGLDPEKATIFRQSDIPEVNELAWVLSTVCPMGLLERCHSYKDKVAKGFAANHALFAYPALMAADILLYDADLVPVGKDQKQHLEVTRDLAGKINDRYGEGTLVIPEAQIKEHTAVVPGLDGQKMSKSYNNTIPLTGGKKAIRKSIMRVVTDSTAVEDPKPTDGSTVIALYKLFADDEQMAQMIADHEAGGFGYGDFKQRVFDAYWEYFAEVRSKREELENNLDYVNGVIAQGAEKARQEASKVLDRVRHAVGLR; from the coding sequence ATGCGAATTCTTACCGGACTTCAGCCCAGCGGCAAACTTCACATTGGCAATTACTTTGGAGCCATGGAGCCTGCTGTTCATCTTCAGGATCAGGGGGAAGCTTTTTATTTTATTGCGGATTATCATGCGATGACGACCACTGGGGATGCGGCCACCTTGCGTGGTAACATCCAGGATCTGGCGATTGATTTTCTCGCCTGCGGACTGGATCCGGAGAAGGCGACGATTTTCCGCCAGAGTGACATCCCCGAGGTGAACGAATTAGCTTGGGTGCTTTCCACGGTGTGTCCGATGGGTCTGCTGGAGCGGTGCCACTCCTACAAGGACAAGGTGGCCAAAGGCTTTGCTGCGAACCACGCCCTGTTTGCCTATCCGGCGCTGATGGCGGCTGATATTTTACTCTATGATGCGGATCTGGTGCCGGTGGGCAAGGATCAGAAGCAGCATCTGGAGGTGACGCGTGATCTGGCGGGAAAAATCAACGACCGCTACGGTGAGGGCACTTTGGTGATTCCCGAGGCTCAGATCAAGGAGCACACGGCAGTGGTGCCCGGGCTGGATGGCCAGAAGATGTCGAAGAGTTATAACAACACGATTCCACTGACCGGGGGCAAGAAAGCGATTCGTAAATCGATCATGCGGGTGGTGACGGACTCCACCGCGGTGGAAGACCCGAAGCCAACCGATGGCTCCACGGTGATTGCTTTATACAAGTTATTTGCGGATGACGAGCAGATGGCGCAAATGATTGCCGACCATGAAGCCGGTGGGTTTGGTTACGGAGATTTCAAACAGCGGGTCTTTGATGCCTACTGGGAGTACTTTGCTGAGGTGCGCTCCAAGCGTGAGGAACTGGAAAACAATCTCGACTACGTCAACGGTGTGATTGCCCAAGGTGCTGAAAAAGCCCGCCAAGAGGCCAGCAAGGTGCTCGATCGGGTGCGCCACGCGGTTGGCTTGAGATAG
- a CDS encoding RNA polymerase sigma factor: MKLPKRAAYSGSVSSDMTSRTLLMLVKDQGNDASWQEFTKAYHGYIYALIRKRGIAHEDAEELVQDVMVKVWKALGDFLYEPERCRFRTWLARICKNTSINFLKLKSTRQKAMHIDDGENAVIQLCQQAKIEENEEIEWQLFIAGKAWQQAQQKFNQLHLDIYSRMAAGESAAAVANALGIKENTAYVYRKAVQNEMGKTIKRLNSELDA; the protein is encoded by the coding sequence TTGAAACTCCCCAAGCGTGCCGCCTACTCTGGCAGCGTGAGCAGTGATATGACAAGCCGCACCCTGCTGATGCTGGTCAAAGATCAGGGAAATGACGCGTCTTGGCAGGAATTCACCAAAGCCTATCACGGCTACATCTACGCCTTGATCCGTAAACGCGGGATCGCTCATGAGGATGCCGAAGAACTCGTCCAGGATGTCATGGTCAAGGTCTGGAAAGCCCTCGGTGACTTTCTCTACGAACCCGAACGCTGCCGATTCCGCACCTGGCTTGCCCGGATCTGCAAAAATACCTCGATTAACTTTCTCAAGTTAAAAAGCACCCGCCAAAAAGCAATGCACATCGATGACGGCGAAAACGCTGTCATCCAACTCTGCCAGCAGGCGAAAATCGAGGAAAACGAAGAAATCGAATGGCAGCTCTTCATCGCCGGCAAAGCCTGGCAACAAGCCCAACAAAAGTTTAACCAACTCCACTTGGACATTTACTCCCGGATGGCCGCCGGCGAGTCCGCAGCCGCGGTAGCCAATGCCCTGGGCATCAAAGAGAACACAGCCTACGTCTACCGTAAGGCTGTGCAAAATGAGATGGGAAAAACCATCAAACGCCTTAACTCCGAACTGGACGCCTAG